In Porphyrobacter sp. LM 6, one DNA window encodes the following:
- the leuB gene encoding 3-isopropylmalate dehydrogenase, producing the protein MKIAVLPGDGIGPEVTAAAVAVLNALALPGLTLFEGDVGGIAYKRHGHPLPPETLAMAREADAVLFGAVGDPSCDSLERHLRPEQAILALRKELGLFANLRPARVFAGLEHLSPLRADIAASLDMLIVRELTGDVYFGAKGRRVSEAGEHEGWDAMSYAEHEVRRIAHVAFRAAEAAGLPLTSVDKANVLETSQLWRDVVIEVAAEYPDVTFDHMYVDNAAMQVVSHPDRFGVILTGNLFGDILSDLASAAVGSIGLLPSASLGERETAFGTFGLYEPIHGSAPDIAGQGKANPMATILSAAMMLRHSFGLDAEAARIESAVAAALADGFLGGDLGGSHGTAAIGEAVRARL; encoded by the coding sequence ATGAAAATCGCAGTCCTGCCCGGCGACGGGATCGGCCCGGAAGTGACCGCAGCGGCGGTCGCCGTGCTGAACGCGCTGGCGCTCCCCGGCCTCACCCTGTTCGAGGGCGACGTGGGCGGCATTGCCTACAAGCGCCACGGCCACCCCCTGCCGCCCGAAACGCTGGCGATGGCGCGCGAGGCCGATGCGGTGCTGTTCGGCGCGGTGGGCGATCCCTCGTGCGACAGTCTTGAGCGGCATCTGCGCCCCGAACAGGCGATCCTCGCCCTGCGCAAGGAGCTGGGCCTGTTTGCCAACCTGCGTCCGGCGCGGGTGTTTGCGGGGCTGGAACATCTCTCGCCGCTGCGCGCCGATATCGCGGCCAGCCTCGACATGCTGATCGTGCGCGAGCTGACCGGCGACGTCTATTTCGGCGCCAAGGGCCGCCGGGTGAGCGAGGCGGGCGAGCACGAGGGGTGGGACGCGATGTCCTATGCCGAACACGAAGTGCGCCGTATCGCCCATGTTGCCTTCCGCGCGGCGGAGGCAGCGGGCCTTCCGCTCACCAGCGTCGACAAGGCCAATGTGCTCGAAACCAGCCAGCTGTGGCGCGACGTGGTGATCGAAGTGGCGGCCGAGTATCCCGATGTCACGTTCGATCACATGTATGTCGATAATGCCGCGATGCAGGTGGTGAGTCATCCGGACCGCTTCGGCGTCATCCTGACCGGCAACCTGTTCGGCGATATCCTGTCCGATCTGGCGAGCGCGGCGGTCGGCTCGATCGGCCTGCTGCCGAGCGCCTCGCTGGGCGAGCGGGAGACCGCGTTCGGCACTTTCGGCCTTTACGAACCGATCCACGGCAGCGCGCCCGATATCGCCGGGCAGGGCAAGGCCAACCCGATGGCGACGATCCTGTCTGCGGCGATGATGCTGCGGCACTCCTTCGGGCTGGATGCAGAGGCTGCGCGGATCGAGAGCGCGGTGGCCGCAGCGCTGGCTGACGGGTTCCTCGGCGGCGATCTGGGCGGCAGCCACGGCACCGCAGCGATCGGCGAAGCGGTGCGCGCGCGCCTGTAA
- the recO gene encoding DNA repair protein RecO → MNLRSAAILLSARAQGETGAIARLLTPDHGLVAGYVAGGRGRQMRAVMVPGNRVALELTTRSASQLPFARLEIEHSRAALMTEPLPAAAIQWACALTATALPERNPYPGLYEALDALLAAIAFAPSARGWVSGLIAYETMLLRELGYGGGLPPDAPDLPAQIAALGRLEGQLAHYLLAGRRGDVMAARKLLTERLARMV, encoded by the coding sequence ATGAACCTGCGCAGCGCCGCCATTCTGCTTTCCGCGCGCGCGCAGGGTGAGACCGGGGCGATTGCGCGGCTGCTCACGCCTGATCACGGTCTGGTCGCCGGCTATGTCGCGGGCGGGCGGGGGCGGCAGATGAGGGCGGTGATGGTGCCGGGCAACCGCGTCGCGCTCGAACTCACAACCCGATCCGCCAGCCAGCTGCCTTTCGCCCGGCTCGAAATCGAGCATTCACGCGCCGCCTTGATGACCGAGCCGCTGCCCGCCGCCGCGATCCAGTGGGCCTGCGCGCTGACCGCCACTGCGCTGCCCGAACGCAATCCCTATCCCGGGCTTTACGAGGCGCTCGACGCGCTGCTCGCGGCGATTGCCTTTGCCCCCTCGGCGCGCGGCTGGGTGAGCGGTCTGATCGCCTACGAGACGATGCTGCTGCGCGAGCTTGGCTATGGGGGCGGACTGCCCCCTGATGCGCCAGACCTGCCCGCCCAGATCGCGGCGCTCGGCCGGCTGGAAGGGCAACTCGCGCACTACCTGCTTGCGGGGCGGCGCGGCGATGTTATGGCCGCGCGAAAGCTGCTGACCGAGCGGCTCGCACGAATGGTCTGA